In the Portunus trituberculatus isolate SZX2019 chromosome 21, ASM1759143v1, whole genome shotgun sequence genome, one interval contains:
- the LOC123507177 gene encoding uncharacterized protein LOC123507177 isoform X1 has translation MVGFICTGLVLFCVCFCIDLKVNSSKYENLVDGASHSKKKKEKEKKKATKVTTQDIELDTFGQSSPPPYTPRGYRIETTWGRAEEDDSRSTPLVLRGSAAPREGKAEGERERKSVRGTGSSIVTSGSRGGHSSWAYVNLAFEKDADLILSPGTLKKRMEERTAAEKERKGEIGEKTWKKGDTVDKWREQTKKETDGKSGDTGTRRKSEGRDVTGLQTFRGVKGSGDTAAQSNKTAGDKGSTTLGRKKIWISSSSLRSPGEGGEKEDAAKSENKQDRKLQAEGEEGAAGFRLKHLTKEWDKDVGEGARKAEEGEGRDNADGKNGTVEKKQTKPENKETKQDEKEKDSEGEQSASQSPRRSPVLLSRFSTSTKLLLPQEEEEEEVEEASLARTLDRGYTHTHTLERRGGWREGQITFFDEGKKRDFNYFSAR, from the exons ATGGTAGGGTTCATCTGCACTGGCCTCGTCCTTTTTTGCGTCTGCTTCTGCATCGATTTAAAAGTGAACAGTAGTAAG TACGAGAACTTGGTTGACGGGGCCAGCcacagcaagaagaagaaggagaaggagaaaaagaaagcgaCGAAGGTAACAACACAAGATATAGAACTGGACACTTTTGGCCAATCCTCGCCTCCGCCTTACACGCCAAGAG GTTATAGAATTGAAACAACGTGGGGAAGAGCGGAGGAGGACGATAGCAGGAGCACGCCCTTGGTGCTGAGGGGATCGGCAGCACCACGGGAAGGCAAGGCGGAGGGAGAACGTGAGCGGAAGAGTGTAAGGGGCACCGGCAGCAGCATCGTAACCTCAGGAAGCAGGGGTGGACACAGCTCCTGGGCTTACGTCAACTTGGCTTTCGAGAAGGATGCCGACCTGATCCTCTCCCCGGGGACcctgaagaagaggatggaggagagaaccgcggcggagaaggaaagaaagggagagatcgGAGAGAAAACTTGGAAGAAAGGCGACACCGTTGATAAATGGCGAGAACAGACGAAAAAAGAGACGGATGGGAAATCAGGTGACACtggaacgaggaggaaaagtgaaggaagggatgtTACTGGGCTACAGACATTTCGCGGTGTGAAAGGAAGTGGAGACACTGCCGCTCAGAGTAACAAGACCGCTGGGGACAAGGGGAGCACCACTTTAGGTAGGAAAAAGATTTGGATAAGCTCGAGCAGTCTGAGGAGTCCCGGCGAGGGAGGCGAGAAGGAAGACGCTGCGAAGAGTGAGAATAAGCAGGATCGTAAACTGCAAGCAGAGGGCGAGGAAGGAGCTGCAGGATTCCGACTGAAACACCTGACGAAGGAATGGGACAAGGACGTCGGGGAAGGAGCAAGGAAAGCCGAGGAAGGTGAAGGTAGAGATAATGCTGATGGTAAAAACGGTACTgtggaaaagaaacaaactaagcctgaaaacaaagaaaccaagcaagatgaaaaagagaaagacagcgaGGGCGAGCAGAGTGCGTCACAGAGTCCTCGCAGATCTCCAGTCCTCCTCTCCCGCTTCTCCACGTCCACCAAATTACTGCTGcctcaggaggaagaggaagaggaggttgaagAGGCGAGCCTCGCAAGGACCCTGGaccgaggctacacacacacacacaccctggaaAGGAGGGGCGGCTGGCGGGAAGGACAAATCACCTTCTTcgatgagggaaagaagagagattttAATTATTTCTCTGCTCGATGA
- the LOC123507177 gene encoding uncharacterized protein LOC123507177 isoform X2 codes for MYENLVDGASHSKKKKEKEKKKATKVTTQDIELDTFGQSSPPPYTPRGYRIETTWGRAEEDDSRSTPLVLRGSAAPREGKAEGERERKSVRGTGSSIVTSGSRGGHSSWAYVNLAFEKDADLILSPGTLKKRMEERTAAEKERKGEIGEKTWKKGDTVDKWREQTKKETDGKSGDTGTRRKSEGRDVTGLQTFRGVKGSGDTAAQSNKTAGDKGSTTLGRKKIWISSSSLRSPGEGGEKEDAAKSENKQDRKLQAEGEEGAAGFRLKHLTKEWDKDVGEGARKAEEGEGRDNADGKNGTVEKKQTKPENKETKQDEKEKDSEGEQSASQSPRRSPVLLSRFSTSTKLLLPQEEEEEEVEEASLARTLDRGYTHTHTLERRGGWREGQITFFDEGKKRDFNYFSAR; via the exons ATG TACGAGAACTTGGTTGACGGGGCCAGCcacagcaagaagaagaaggagaaggagaaaaagaaagcgaCGAAGGTAACAACACAAGATATAGAACTGGACACTTTTGGCCAATCCTCGCCTCCGCCTTACACGCCAAGAG GTTATAGAATTGAAACAACGTGGGGAAGAGCGGAGGAGGACGATAGCAGGAGCACGCCCTTGGTGCTGAGGGGATCGGCAGCACCACGGGAAGGCAAGGCGGAGGGAGAACGTGAGCGGAAGAGTGTAAGGGGCACCGGCAGCAGCATCGTAACCTCAGGAAGCAGGGGTGGACACAGCTCCTGGGCTTACGTCAACTTGGCTTTCGAGAAGGATGCCGACCTGATCCTCTCCCCGGGGACcctgaagaagaggatggaggagagaaccgcggcggagaaggaaagaaagggagagatcgGAGAGAAAACTTGGAAGAAAGGCGACACCGTTGATAAATGGCGAGAACAGACGAAAAAAGAGACGGATGGGAAATCAGGTGACACtggaacgaggaggaaaagtgaaggaagggatgtTACTGGGCTACAGACATTTCGCGGTGTGAAAGGAAGTGGAGACACTGCCGCTCAGAGTAACAAGACCGCTGGGGACAAGGGGAGCACCACTTTAGGTAGGAAAAAGATTTGGATAAGCTCGAGCAGTCTGAGGAGTCCCGGCGAGGGAGGCGAGAAGGAAGACGCTGCGAAGAGTGAGAATAAGCAGGATCGTAAACTGCAAGCAGAGGGCGAGGAAGGAGCTGCAGGATTCCGACTGAAACACCTGACGAAGGAATGGGACAAGGACGTCGGGGAAGGAGCAAGGAAAGCCGAGGAAGGTGAAGGTAGAGATAATGCTGATGGTAAAAACGGTACTgtggaaaagaaacaaactaagcctgaaaacaaagaaaccaagcaagatgaaaaagagaaagacagcgaGGGCGAGCAGAGTGCGTCACAGAGTCCTCGCAGATCTCCAGTCCTCCTCTCCCGCTTCTCCACGTCCACCAAATTACTGCTGcctcaggaggaagaggaagaggaggttgaagAGGCGAGCCTCGCAAGGACCCTGGaccgaggctacacacacacacacaccctggaaAGGAGGGGCGGCTGGCGGGAAGGACAAATCACCTTCTTcgatgagggaaagaagagagattttAATTATTTCTCTGCTCGATGA